Proteins co-encoded in one Oncorhynchus tshawytscha isolate Ot180627B linkage group LG34, Otsh_v2.0, whole genome shotgun sequence genomic window:
- the sorbs2a gene encoding sorbin and SH3 domain-containing protein 2 isoform X10: MSTSASTTGNDEAPPLTSAAAATNGQAIQVAMNGSAPHPQRPSSPPAYPPLPASFSPGVVHMQSRSAEGSESVMSGHTSVSSTVPIARFSEEEKRVSVIKAPHYEGIGPVDDTGIPIAIRTTVDRPKDWYKTMFKQIHMVHKADDDYADSYNATYTVSGDSDTYGQSSNPTVAYPPPRTQTYRPLAKSPSDNGGPGTFREPSPVPPPPPPKPSLLQLRSRDSDRERDSPDTMNQWGPPDRKVDTRKYRAEPRSIFEYEPGKSSILEQERPTYKLNPDDIDLENEPWYKFFSELEFGRPPPKKRLDYNPDICPRRLTETSLYFTPTADRVPERPASAASDYRKRRKSEPSGDQGKNQVSPKPPDPYKGSSTLRKPAIRSSPSSPSRVKGFLSHSGVTTEKISGGDTCEMTYSPRLSSSPGPYLRSPLSPMPSNLAHRRYDDDANPGGASSPSSPLKRAICFKNGWQTRRQDAETWSSTEDAPPSPAKLKSRSCDNLLNDGHPVGTGGHKATRSESAGSLVFDNPLGQTASSSTRSLPRPHRRRAHDAPGFLKLYRKMHHIDRAQLLPSDVIRSVRARILELERQPHLFPRKLSPWGPSWGLEVPRDTVPMRISTYEQLIQKSKSMPDLGDSEVPSGTTTPGGSSSRASSSGGGGGGGRETPGYPKRRFSIESLLEEDINNGNGNGTSHHTFDHHHAHQGARNPPEGQPRLALDPHHRDFPDPLVYRRATVPGAEYSGSEQDAAASDLSDFVQVEGSSFCSESDFDHCSLTSSVESFYGPSSHHHLRHHHSHSHHNPSHQSLGQGQGYQHRHLISSCKGRCPASNTRFTTMLRHEREQARQELRQKPPQTQQTRHGGRGGSGGDHHALPPSSQAAQTQQGMSKLAFLISPVPFRRKKGDSPPTSRRSSGGRSTRPKSKEAVYEALDAALRDIYEHIQAERGRSGARLPDDSILRRLLAEILPDVPERSSSLRGQRGSLKGGPSSSSSYPDGSPTGYSSSPRLQSPLSISYSLHTDASNNNDFGEEPGNAGGACTHIYIYTHLYYKHTHQPSVHHLPPRLSPALPACDHLPFYQSLCFSNGPMNRAEVKEALFLLAHPQDTQGPHASSSFPYMVKGLCCLLRCMLCYCRHFSFCCLFPSYFWCIISLPFSTYLVMLNHLHL; encoded by the exons ATGTCGACCTCCGCGTCCACCACGGGCAACGACGAGGCGCCGCCGCTAACCTCCGCCGCTGCTGCCACTAAC ggCCAAGCTATTCAAGTGGCTATGAATGGAAGTGCGCCCCACCCCCAGAGACCCTCCTCACCCCCGGCCTACCCCCCTCTCCCCGCCTCGTTCAGCCCAGGGGTGGTTCACATGCAGAGTCGGAGCGCAG aAGGTTCAGAGTCGGTGATGTCGGGCCACACCAGCGTGAGCAGCACGGTGCCCATCGCCCGCTtttcagaggaagagaagagggtgtCGGTCATCAAGGCGCCCCACTACGAGGGCATCGGCCCCGTGGATGACACGGGCATCCCAATCGCCATTCGCACG acGGTGGATAGGCCGAAGGACTGGTACAAGACCATGTTCAAGCAGATCCACATGGTTCACAAAGCAG ATGACGACTATGCCGACTCGTACAACGCCACATACACTGTCAGCGGTGACAGTG ACACATATGGTCAGTCCTCCAACCCCACCGTGGCCTACCCTCCCCCCAGGACACAAACGTACCGGCCCCTGGCCAAGAGCCCGTCGGACAATGGAGGCCCCGGGACCTTCAGGGAGCCCTCCCCCGTGCCACCGCCACCCCCGCCCAAGCCCTCCCTCCTACAGCTGAGGTCCAGAGACAGCGACCGGGAGCGAGACTCTCCCGACACCAT GAATCAGTGGGGCCCTCCCGATAGGAAAGTGGACACTAGAAAGTACCGCGCTGAACCCAGGAGTATATTCGAGTACGAGCCAGGGAAATCATCCATTCTGGAGCAGGAGAGGCCG ACGTATAAGCTAAACCCAGATGACATAGATTTAGAGAACGAGCCTTGGTATAAGTTCTTTTCCGAGCTGGAGTTCGGCCGTCCG CCTCCTAAAAAACGTCTGGATTATAATCCAGACATCTGCCCTCGCCGACTCACGGAG ACGTCGCTGTACTTCACTCCCACTGCTGACCGGGTTCCAGAGAGGCCGGCGAG TGCTGCCAGTGActacaggaagaggaggaagtcGGAGCCGTCAGGTGACCAGGGCAAGAACCAGGTCTCCCCAAAACCACCGGACCCTTACAAAGGCAGCAGCACACTGAGGAAACCTGCCATccgctcctccccctcctccccctccagagtcaaag GTTTCCTCTCTCATAGTGGGGTGACCACAGAAAAGATTAGCG GTGGGGACACGTGCGAAATGACCTACTCCCCCCGTTTGAGCTCTTCCCCGGGCCCGTAcctccgctcccctctctcccccatgccCTCCAACCTCGCCCACCGTCGCTACGATGACGATGCCAACCCGGGGGGAGCCTCTTCGCCCTCCTCGCCCCTCAAGCGCGCCATCTGCTTCAAGAACGGCTGGCAGACCCGGCGGCAGGACGCGGAAACATGGAGCAGCACAGAAGACGCGCCGCCCTCGCCCGCAAAGCTGAAGTCGCGTAGCTGTGACAACCTGCTCAACGACGGGCACCCAGTGGGCACCGGCGGGCACAAGGCTACCCGTTCGGAGAGCGCCGGGTCACTGGTATTCGACAACCCATTGGGGCAAACCGCATCGTCCTCTACTCGCTCCTTGCCTCGCCCGCACCGGCGACGTGCCCACGACGCGCCAGGCTTCCTGAAGCTCTACCGCAAGATGCACCACATCGACCGCGCCCAGCTGCTACCCTCTGACGTCATCCGCTCGGTCCGTGCCCGCATCCTGGAACTGGAGCGTCAGCCGCACCTCTTCCCCCGAAAACTCTCCCCCTGGGGGCCATCGTGGGGCCTGGAGGTCCCTCGCGATACGGTGCCAATGCGCATCTCCACGTACGAGCAACTCATCCAGAAGTCCAAGTCCATGCCCGACTTGGGAGATAGCGAGGTCCCATCTGGCACAACCACGCCCGGCGGGTCATCGTCCCGCGCCAGTAGTAGCGGGGGAGGAGGCGGCGGGGGCAGGGAGACACCCGGGTACCCCAAACGCCGTTTCTCCATTGAGTCTCTGCTAGAAGAAGACATTAACAATGGGAATGGTAATGGGACGTCCCATCACACTTTTGACCACCATCACGCTCACCAGGGGGCAAGGAACCCGCCCGAGGGTCAGCCCCGCCTCGCTCTGGACCCCCACCACCGCGATTTCCCCGATCCCCTCGTTTATCGACGCGCCACTGTCCCGGGGGCCGAGTACTCTGGGTCAGAGCAGGATGCAGCCGCCTCGGACCTCAGTGACTTTGTCCAAGTCGAAGGATCCTCCTTCTGCAGCGAGAGCGACTTCGACCACTGCTCACTCACCTCGTCAGTCGAGAGCTTCTACggcccctcctcccaccaccacctTCGACACCACCACAGCCACAGCCACCACAACCCCAGTCATCAGTCTCTCGGTCAGGGTCAGGGCTACCAGCACCGTCACCTCATCAGCTCGTGTAAAGGACGCTGCCCGGCCTCCAACACCCGCTTTACCACTATGCTGCGCCACGAGCGGGAGCAGGCCCGCCAGGAGCTCCGGCAGAAACCCCCCCAGACACAGCAAACCAGAcatgggggaaggggagggagcgGAGGGGACCACCATGCTCTACCCCCCTCGTCCCAAGCAGCCCAAACCCAGCAGGGGATGTCCAAACTGGCCTTCCTCATCAGTCCCGTGCCTTTCCGAAGGAAAAAGGGTGATTCTCCACCCACTTCGAGAAGGAGTAGTGGAGGTCGAAGTACCAGGCCCAAGTCTAAAGAAGCAGTCTATGAAGCTTTGGATGCGGCCTTGAGGGATATCTACGAACACATCCAAGCGGAGCGAGGCCGGAGCGGCGCTAGGCTACCAGACGACAGCATCCTCCGGAGGCTACTGGCTGAGATCCTCCCGGATGTGCCCGAGAGGAGCTCCTCGTTGCGGGGACAGAGGGGGAGCCTGAAGGGGGGTCCCTCCTCGAGCTCCTCGTACCCCGACGGGAGTCCCACGGGGTACAGCTCGTCACCGCGGCTACAGTCGCCGCTAAGTATCTCTTACAGTCTCCATACAGATGCCTCCAATAACAACGACTTTGGAGAGGAGCCAGGCAACGCAGGTggagcatgcacacacatttatatatacacacacttgtactacaagcacacacaccagccctcaGTCCATCATCTCCCTCCTCGACTCTCCCCAGCactgcctgcctgtgaccacctCCCCTTCTACCAGTCACTGTGCTTCAGCAACGGGCCAATGAACAGAGCTGAGGTTAAAGAAGCCCTGTTCCTATTGGCTCATCCTCAAGACACCCAGGGACCGCATGCTTCCTCTTCATTCCCTTATATGGTTAAAGGATTGTGTTGTTTACTGAGAtgcatgttgtgttattgtcggCATTTCTCTTTTTGCTGCTTGTTTCCCAGTTATTTTTGGTGTATTATTTCACTCCCCTTTAGTACGTACCTTGTTATGTTGAACCACTTGCATTTATGA
- the sorbs2a gene encoding sorbin and SH3 domain-containing protein 2 isoform X7 encodes MTPARSKPPQLLPPPPPSFRLQSARCPPSDSPPSPSLIPPPTNPSPSLRLSPPPFLPLTFPRRDSSIGPQSQHTAHSLSVQMAPRNPKPPGSKAPTLEPKAPAPASDHGEGRKVKAPPPVPPLPSAANVVGQAIQVAMNGSAPHPQRPSSPPAYPPLPASFSPGVVHMQSRSAEGSESVMSGHTSVSSTVPIARFSEEEKRVSVIKAPHYEGIGPVDDTGIPIAIRTTVDRPKDWYKTMFKQIHMVHKADDDYADSYNATYTVSGDSDTYGQSSNPTVAYPPPRTQTYRPLAKSPSDNGGPGTFREPSPVPPPPPPKPSLLQLRSRDSDRERDSPDTMNQWGPPDRKVDTRKYRAEPRSIFEYEPGKSSILEQERPTYKLNPDDIDLENEPWYKFFSELEFGRPPPKKRLDYNPDICPRRLTETSLYFTPTADRVPERPASAASDYRKRRKSEPSGDQGKNQVSPKPPDPYKGSSTLRKPAIRSSPSSPSRVKGFLSHSGVTTEKISGGDTCEMTYSPRLSSSPGPYLRSPLSPMPSNLAHRRYDDDANPGGASSPSSPLKRAICFKNGWQTRRQDAETWSSTEDAPPSPAKLKSRSCDNLLNDGHPVGTGGHKATRSESAGSLVFDNPLGQTASSSTRSLPRPHRRRAHDAPGFLKLYRKMHHIDRAQLLPSDVIRSVRARILELERQPHLFPRKLSPWGPSWGLEVPRDTVPMRISTYEQLIQKSKSMPDLGDSEVPSGTTTPGGSSSRASSSGGGGGGGRETPGYPKRRFSIESLLEEDINNGNGNGTSHHTFDHHHAHQGARNPPEGQPRLALDPHHRDFPDPLVYRRATVPGAEYSGSEQDAAASDLSDFVQVEGSSFCSESDFDHCSLTSSVESFYGPSSHHHLRHHHSHSHHNPSHQSLGQGQGYQHRHLISSCKGRCPASNTRFTTMLRHEREQARQELRQKPPQTQQTRHGGRGGSGGDHHALPPSSQAAQTQQGMSKLAFLISPVPFRRKKGDSPPTSRRSSGGRSTRPKSKEAVYEALDAALRDIYEHIQAERGRSGARLPDDSILRRLLAEILPDVPERSSSLRGQRGSLKGGPSSSSSYPDGSPTGYSSSPRLQSPLSISYSLHTDASNNNDFGEEPGNAGGACTHIYIYTHLYYKHTHQPSVHHLPPRLSPALPACDHLPFYQSLCFSNGPMNRAEVKEALFLLAHPQDTQGPHASSSFPYMVKGLCCLLRCMLCYCRHFSFCCLFPSYFWCIISLPFSTYLVMLNHLHL; translated from the exons ATGACACCAGCAAGGTCAAAGCCTCCACAGCTacttcctccaccaccacccagcTTCAGGCTGCAGAGCGCAAGGTGTCCTCCCTCAGACTCACCCCCGTCACCATCCCTGATCCCCCCTCCCACCAACCCATCCCCCAGCCTGAGACTCTCaccacctcccttcctccccctaaCCTTCCCCCGTAGAGACTCATCCATCGGCCCCCAAAGCCAGCACACAGCACACTCCCTCTCCGTCCAGATGGCCCCGCGGAACCCCAAACCACCGGGCTCCAAGGCCCCTACCCTGGAGCCCAAGGCCCCAGCCCCAGCTTCTGACCATGGGGAGGGCAGGAAGGTGAAGGCCCCCCCTCCAGTTCCACCTCTACCGTCTGCAGCGAATGTGGTG ggCCAAGCTATTCAAGTGGCTATGAATGGAAGTGCGCCCCACCCCCAGAGACCCTCCTCACCCCCGGCCTACCCCCCTCTCCCCGCCTCGTTCAGCCCAGGGGTGGTTCACATGCAGAGTCGGAGCGCAG aAGGTTCAGAGTCGGTGATGTCGGGCCACACCAGCGTGAGCAGCACGGTGCCCATCGCCCGCTtttcagaggaagagaagagggtgtCGGTCATCAAGGCGCCCCACTACGAGGGCATCGGCCCCGTGGATGACACGGGCATCCCAATCGCCATTCGCACG acGGTGGATAGGCCGAAGGACTGGTACAAGACCATGTTCAAGCAGATCCACATGGTTCACAAAGCAG ATGACGACTATGCCGACTCGTACAACGCCACATACACTGTCAGCGGTGACAGTG ACACATATGGTCAGTCCTCCAACCCCACCGTGGCCTACCCTCCCCCCAGGACACAAACGTACCGGCCCCTGGCCAAGAGCCCGTCGGACAATGGAGGCCCCGGGACCTTCAGGGAGCCCTCCCCCGTGCCACCGCCACCCCCGCCCAAGCCCTCCCTCCTACAGCTGAGGTCCAGAGACAGCGACCGGGAGCGAGACTCTCCCGACACCAT GAATCAGTGGGGCCCTCCCGATAGGAAAGTGGACACTAGAAAGTACCGCGCTGAACCCAGGAGTATATTCGAGTACGAGCCAGGGAAATCATCCATTCTGGAGCAGGAGAGGCCG ACGTATAAGCTAAACCCAGATGACATAGATTTAGAGAACGAGCCTTGGTATAAGTTCTTTTCCGAGCTGGAGTTCGGCCGTCCG CCTCCTAAAAAACGTCTGGATTATAATCCAGACATCTGCCCTCGCCGACTCACGGAG ACGTCGCTGTACTTCACTCCCACTGCTGACCGGGTTCCAGAGAGGCCGGCGAG TGCTGCCAGTGActacaggaagaggaggaagtcGGAGCCGTCAGGTGACCAGGGCAAGAACCAGGTCTCCCCAAAACCACCGGACCCTTACAAAGGCAGCAGCACACTGAGGAAACCTGCCATccgctcctccccctcctccccctccagagtcaaag GTTTCCTCTCTCATAGTGGGGTGACCACAGAAAAGATTAGCG GTGGGGACACGTGCGAAATGACCTACTCCCCCCGTTTGAGCTCTTCCCCGGGCCCGTAcctccgctcccctctctcccccatgccCTCCAACCTCGCCCACCGTCGCTACGATGACGATGCCAACCCGGGGGGAGCCTCTTCGCCCTCCTCGCCCCTCAAGCGCGCCATCTGCTTCAAGAACGGCTGGCAGACCCGGCGGCAGGACGCGGAAACATGGAGCAGCACAGAAGACGCGCCGCCCTCGCCCGCAAAGCTGAAGTCGCGTAGCTGTGACAACCTGCTCAACGACGGGCACCCAGTGGGCACCGGCGGGCACAAGGCTACCCGTTCGGAGAGCGCCGGGTCACTGGTATTCGACAACCCATTGGGGCAAACCGCATCGTCCTCTACTCGCTCCTTGCCTCGCCCGCACCGGCGACGTGCCCACGACGCGCCAGGCTTCCTGAAGCTCTACCGCAAGATGCACCACATCGACCGCGCCCAGCTGCTACCCTCTGACGTCATCCGCTCGGTCCGTGCCCGCATCCTGGAACTGGAGCGTCAGCCGCACCTCTTCCCCCGAAAACTCTCCCCCTGGGGGCCATCGTGGGGCCTGGAGGTCCCTCGCGATACGGTGCCAATGCGCATCTCCACGTACGAGCAACTCATCCAGAAGTCCAAGTCCATGCCCGACTTGGGAGATAGCGAGGTCCCATCTGGCACAACCACGCCCGGCGGGTCATCGTCCCGCGCCAGTAGTAGCGGGGGAGGAGGCGGCGGGGGCAGGGAGACACCCGGGTACCCCAAACGCCGTTTCTCCATTGAGTCTCTGCTAGAAGAAGACATTAACAATGGGAATGGTAATGGGACGTCCCATCACACTTTTGACCACCATCACGCTCACCAGGGGGCAAGGAACCCGCCCGAGGGTCAGCCCCGCCTCGCTCTGGACCCCCACCACCGCGATTTCCCCGATCCCCTCGTTTATCGACGCGCCACTGTCCCGGGGGCCGAGTACTCTGGGTCAGAGCAGGATGCAGCCGCCTCGGACCTCAGTGACTTTGTCCAAGTCGAAGGATCCTCCTTCTGCAGCGAGAGCGACTTCGACCACTGCTCACTCACCTCGTCAGTCGAGAGCTTCTACggcccctcctcccaccaccacctTCGACACCACCACAGCCACAGCCACCACAACCCCAGTCATCAGTCTCTCGGTCAGGGTCAGGGCTACCAGCACCGTCACCTCATCAGCTCGTGTAAAGGACGCTGCCCGGCCTCCAACACCCGCTTTACCACTATGCTGCGCCACGAGCGGGAGCAGGCCCGCCAGGAGCTCCGGCAGAAACCCCCCCAGACACAGCAAACCAGAcatgggggaaggggagggagcgGAGGGGACCACCATGCTCTACCCCCCTCGTCCCAAGCAGCCCAAACCCAGCAGGGGATGTCCAAACTGGCCTTCCTCATCAGTCCCGTGCCTTTCCGAAGGAAAAAGGGTGATTCTCCACCCACTTCGAGAAGGAGTAGTGGAGGTCGAAGTACCAGGCCCAAGTCTAAAGAAGCAGTCTATGAAGCTTTGGATGCGGCCTTGAGGGATATCTACGAACACATCCAAGCGGAGCGAGGCCGGAGCGGCGCTAGGCTACCAGACGACAGCATCCTCCGGAGGCTACTGGCTGAGATCCTCCCGGATGTGCCCGAGAGGAGCTCCTCGTTGCGGGGACAGAGGGGGAGCCTGAAGGGGGGTCCCTCCTCGAGCTCCTCGTACCCCGACGGGAGTCCCACGGGGTACAGCTCGTCACCGCGGCTACAGTCGCCGCTAAGTATCTCTTACAGTCTCCATACAGATGCCTCCAATAACAACGACTTTGGAGAGGAGCCAGGCAACGCAGGTggagcatgcacacacatttatatatacacacacttgtactacaagcacacacaccagccctcaGTCCATCATCTCCCTCCTCGACTCTCCCCAGCactgcctgcctgtgaccacctCCCCTTCTACCAGTCACTGTGCTTCAGCAACGGGCCAATGAACAGAGCTGAGGTTAAAGAAGCCCTGTTCCTATTGGCTCATCCTCAAGACACCCAGGGACCGCATGCTTCCTCTTCATTCCCTTATATGGTTAAAGGATTGTGTTGTTTACTGAGAtgcatgttgtgttattgtcggCATTTCTCTTTTTGCTGCTTGTTTCCCAGTTATTTTTGGTGTATTATTTCACTCCCCTTTAGTACGTACCTTGTTATGTTGAACCACTTGCATTTATGA